In the genome of Arachis stenosperma cultivar V10309 chromosome 6, arast.V10309.gnm1.PFL2, whole genome shotgun sequence, the window tttcaattttattttctacaaATAAATACTATCTCCTACTCAAGTTCAATTGAAGGtaattaagaattttttttctacTATTTCAATTATGTGGATTATACAGGTTTGTGAAGTTATCTCCGATTAAGATTAGATCTTATCGTCTAACTCATTTATAAATATCTAgatcaaaagtaaataatttatctaatttttactTAAATATAAATATCAGAGTCAATTTggatattctaaattttaaatttttattttagaagaaaaaatgtGATATCTTACCATTGAATGATTTCTTTCTcatattttctcttggtcccatttataaaataaatggtgagagaTTACACTTTATACttgtaaaattcaaactttagagaatCTCTGTGGATCCCTataatttcaccaaatttttaattaggttcttatactttttttccttttaattaggTCTATACACTgctttaattttgtaattaagtccttcatagtgtaaaaaatattagagttaaCTGAATATTTGTTCGCAAATTGAaggtatttataattaaaaacttaattaaatctTTGACAACAtgtattttggtaaaaatattatgttaattttaacatttttaactTGAAAATGAcgtaattacaaaattaaaagtagtGTAAGAACccaattgaaagaaaaaaaaatataaggacctaattaaaatttgatgaaattatagagaccaacagagtaattaaaccaatCCAAATCTCAAAttaattgctattttttttagtaaatgtatttttttaataaatttaattcttaCTACACtaacataaatatatttatttttttggataattattcacataattaatataaaaaataattatttttattgaaatgacaattaaatgtattaaaattaaatttttcctTATAATTTAGtcattattttaaataaaaggaaatataattaaaaaaaaaagacacagGGGCTTCATAACACGAGGTATATTCGAGTGGCTCACTTAATTAATTGGCACAATACAAACACCAACCTTGACCAAATTCAACTTCACTCCACCACCACTGCCTTCTCCACAAATATCAAAACACAAGAAGCAGCATCTCAACTCTCAACATAACATAACATTGACAGAGCGAGCGAGAGATGCCGGAGGAAACCACGTCGATCGACTATGTCATGGAGGCAGCCTCGGGGCCACACTTCTCCGGTCTCCGCCTCGACGGCCTCCTCTCCTCCCCGCCCTCCTCCTCTACCTCCTCCCCCGCCCACCGCTTCTCCTCCGCACCCGATCTTTCCTCCGCCCTATCCCCCGATTCTCTCAACCAGCCCTTCGTTATTGGTCACTCCTCCTTTCTTCCATTTTTCCCTATACTTTATATCTTTTAATTGTTTAAGTTAATTATTGAATGCAACTGAAACAAAGCTAAACATGCGTGCGCAGGTGTTTCTGGAGGTACTGCTTCTGGGAAGACCACTGTCTGTGACATGATCATTCAGCAGCTTCATGATCACCGCGTTGTTCTTGTCAATCAGGTTccgatttttttaaataataataataataataattgttaaGAGTATATTTTAGatgttatataataatatagtatCATATTTTGCCTTGTATTTATATTGTTTTAGTTTGATTGTAGTTTAATTTTCTTGATATAATTATATTGTATTTTTAGCCTATAAATAGACATTCATCATTGTACATTGACACACAACATCTAGGTTATTTTTGAGTTATTATCgtgaattttattaataataataataataataataataataatataataataataataataataataataataataataagtttaAAATTGTTGCATTAGGTGTATTTGGTTGTGTTTGTGTTTGTAGGATTCATTTTACCGTGGTTTGAGACCTGAAGAGTTGGAAAGAGTTCACGAGTACAATTTTGATCATCCAggtatttttttgaaaaattattttatgtatttatttatacaAGCATGGCATCTTAGCTTGCAACTTCATAGAATGCAAATCAAGTTTAAAGAAACATTTTGATTTTTTCCCTTCTTGGATTGATTTTGTAACAATAGAATCTACTCAAATTTGGTTACATTTGATTATATGTGTGCTTGATTTGATTCTAGCTTTGTTTGTTGAAATTGACCTGTGTTCAGTAGTTAACCTTTATAACCGATTTTCTTTCAGGTAAAAGCTGGTAGTGCAAATTACAACTATAAAATCAACTTAATTCATATTTAATGTGTTACAACTTCCTAACATGGAAAGCGGaactttttatcaaaaaataaaaggaaagaagaaattgattcataaatcaatttgatgataTGTTTTGGTTATGAGTTTCAAAGATGGGAGGTGGTTTTTGAAATCCAATTCAATTAAAATCATTTTCAGTTTTAAATAATTCCAAAATATCCTTTTTCTGGTAGTGAGTTCCAACATATCCTTAAATGATTCTATTGTTTTGCACaccaaaaaaaaaggaagaaaagaaaagttgttTTATtgcctttttttgtttttatcttaTTTCCATTGCCATATGTTGGATCTTTATTTCCTTGTAGATGCCTTCGACACCGAACAGCTATTAGAGTGCATGAGAAAGCTTATTGCTGGCCAGAGTGTGCAGGTGCCAATTTATGACTTTAAGAAGCACCAACGGTGTTCAGATAGTTTTCGGCAGGTATCATTTCCCAGAATGTTCAagaatatttatatatgtagtTGATGGATAAGGTTTACAAGTGGTCTTAGCAGGTGGTGCTTTAAGCATGACATTAGCCATTTTTTGTGCAAGTGAAGATGCAATGCAACCTTGAATTAATAGCATGATAATTGAATTTGGTTATTGGACATTTCGAGCTGCCTTTGGATTTGCATTATTCATTTGTTTTCCGCCTGTTCTGATTTGTTTCAGTCATTGATGTTGCGAGTTATACCCAGTATGCCCTTCAGTTACTTTAGTCTTCTAGATACAATAAAATAGTCTTATCCAGGATTTACTAATGTGGTTAATGCATATATTTTATGATTGAAAGAAGAAATATAATTAGATGGAGGAGTGCAAAGCAGAATTAAGTTATATGAACTATAATTAGAAGAGAGAACAATCATGTAGGCCCATTGGTTTTTTAGGTTGATATCTGCATAAAAGTTAATGGTATACCAGATCCATAAGTAAAATCTTGTTTTAAGTTTGGCCTATATACCCTCACCCTGGAAAAATGGAGGTCATCATGTTATTagggagaaaagaaaaacaatgagAGATGTAATGAAGCAGAGGAAGTCTTCCATTCCTCTTCTTATATTAATCTATGGAGCTTTCTTCCAAAATCATTGTGCTGACACCAATAAGAGGTCAAAAGAATGGAACACATGGCAGAAGTTTTCCTTTTTACTCTTTCCAAAACCTTGAAACCTTAAAACTTACTGGGTTTTAACTCAGTACAAACTCAAGTTCCACTGTGCACACCAAAAGCCTTTTCCATGCAATTGACTGTTGTTCAATTCAGAAACATTTGTGTTGCTGTCTAATTAAAATCTTTCATATGATGCATTTTAgtgggaaaaaaaaaatttgttcaaTTCCCACCAAATATAATAAATAGTGTATTTTGCACATGCAAAATATCCATTGAAATATTTTGTATGTCTTACGTGTGGTCCAAACTCCATTTGTTTTTACATAGAAGAAATTTTATACAGGATTAAGTGGAGAATATACAAAGAGAATGGAAGATAAGAGGTCCTTGTTAAACTGAAAACAAGAACCAACAAACGAAATCATGAAAAGAACAAATCTTCCCAATTTCTTAGGCTCATTATATTCGAGTGAGAAACCTCTACAAAATCTTGCACCAAGTAAAAGCCGAGCACGTAATCCTATACCACAACACCTGCTTGTCTGTATATTATTTGTCATTAAAGCAGCGTAGTTACATTCCAGAAAACTACATCAAACCTTTGAGCATAACGCTACAAGAAAAGTGATCAGCATTCTTACATAATTTGAAGCAAAGACAAACAAAGTTAGATTTAATAAAGCAAAGGACCTTTCTAATCCTCTGCATTGTCAATGACTTGGATGGCTTTTCTTTCAAAACCTTGGGTTGAAAACAACGATTGACCATAAGAGTGTAAACATGGCGAAAGTTTTCCTCCTTTCTCTTTCCAAAACCTTGAAAATCTTGTAATAATTATATCTGAATTTAGTCCAAACCATTTCTGAAAAAGCTCCAACATGAACCCTAAAATTTTCTGTAATGGAAAACACTGATGGTCAATGTAAAAACATTTCTGTTGTTTCCTTGATAGTCTTGCTTCATGCATACATCAGTAGATGAACTTAGTTCATGAGGTCCTACAAAATATAAGTACATTTTGCACCTGTTGAAGTATTTaccatattttatattttatgagCATTCAAATGTATCAGACATTGCTGTGGcaataaattttgtatttttttatggtttttgaTTTGCCATCTCTAATTTCTGCTCAGGTCAATGCTTCTGATGTCATTATATTGGAGGGAATTCTTGTTTTCCATGATCAGGATGTCCGGGATTTAATGAACATGAAGATCTTTGTTGACACAGGTTTGTTTGATATGCCCCATCGCATGTcatgtatttttataaaatactgGGAATTTATTGGGAAAATTTTCCATCTCTATTTCTAACGTCCTCTTGTTTTGAATCGTATTTATGCAAgtgcttttaaaaaataaattgaaatggAAACTTTCCCTATTAGATTGGCTGCCAGCTTAGGTTTGAATATCACTATGCATTATACAAAATCTATTATTCTTACACTCTATGAAAGCTATCCCTTGTTCCTTATTAACTCTAGTTTGATCTTTAACTGTCAATTGTTTGTTTGCAGATGCTGATGTGAGACTAGCTCGTAGGATTAGACGTGACACAGTGGAGCGAGGGAGGGACATAAACTCTGTTCTTGAACAGGTATTGCCAACAATATTCTCAGTAACCACAGTTTAATTGCACCTAGGCTAATAATGAGTATgaattcttatatatattttttaatgagtTTGACGCATGAGATTTGGATTGATAAGTTATATGCTAGACTATGTCAGTTGATATGTATGAAGAGTAGTTTGATCTAAGAGGTGAAGCTGAGTAAGGTATAGAATTAATGGGATATGCATGTATTAATGTGAAATAGGCTAAAGGAATTAGTGAAATGATATGGTTGTATTAGCTGTAATGCTGTGAGAATTTATTGAGATTAGTTGGACAAGCCTATGGATGTTAGGATATCCTTTTTCAAATGAAATGTGAACAATCACTTCTAAGATTTATATCTTACTGTCTACAATGCTGATTTTGCAGTACGCAAAGTTTGTTAAGCCTGCCTTTGATGATTTTGTTCTACCGTCAAAGAAGTATGCTGATGTGATCATTCCTCGGGGAGGTGATAATCATGTTGCCATTGATTTGATCGTGCAACATATCCGCACAAAGCTTGGTCAACATGATCTGTGCAAAATATATCCAAATGTTTATGTTATTCAATCAACATTCCAGGTATATATAAACATCTTCTGTGATATTTTTATCCCCCCCtccttttttaattttcatttttagaATTCAAAATTCTGGATGATCATGTGGCATAGTCATGTTTCTGATAGAAACAGACCAGATAACTTTCCTCAATGAAGCATTTTACAGACCTGGATAATTTTTGCAGTTATCATTTCTGTTTATAGGCTACAAGCTggtataattttatttgttcctttttttatttggttGTTTATTGATTGTGCTCGTCTCAGATAAGGGGGATGCATACATTGATTCGTGACAAAGACATATCAAAGCATGATTTCGTATTTTATTCTGATCGGCTTATTCGTCTGGTACTGTATGCGCTATTGCTCTCTTATTGTGGGTTTTTATTTCCTTAGTGTGCTGGTATATCAGAGATAACTTCGTTTTCTTATCATAGGTTGTTGAGCATGGTCTTGGTCATCTCCCATTCACCGAAAAGCAAGTCGTTACTCCAACAGGTAATTTTCTGCCCTAGTCCAACTCTTGGAAGTTTTTATGTTTATCACAACCACTGTTCTTGGTTTGGACCAAGAGTTGTGTTTTGGGAACTGTTTCATATATGCTTACTACATGAACTTTGGCTTGTGTTGGTTATACTGATTCACTGAAATCATGTTTCAAACAGGATCTGTCTACACTGGTGTTGATTTCTGCAAGAAACTATGTGGTGTTTCAATTGTTCGAAGGTGAGCTTTGAGCCAGGTATTGGTTTTGGCAGGTCCAGTCTAATTAGGATAGTGCTACTATAAATGCATTGATTGAAGCTTTAACATTACTTCTCTTTTTTGGTTAGACTAGTAGTCTAAGTTTGCGTTTACCATATAGTTATCAACTTATCGTTCAGTCCTTAttctaaattagaattattcaCCATGATATTCTGTCTAGGCCATTTGCCTCAAGCTGGATATTTGTCATTTTTGTATAACAGTGGTGAGAGCATGGAGAATGCACTTCGTGCATGTTGTAAGGGCATTAAAATAGGGAAAATTCTGATTCATCGGGATGGAGACGATGGACAACAGGTATATAAAACTTTCAGAACAGAAGTGACTTATAGGAGAGACCTCATCTATAGGATGGATGTTGTGTTTAATGGTAGAATCCTTTGCTTTTTTGAGCAGCTTATATATGAGAAGCTTCCCAAGGATATTTCAGAACGGCATGTCTTGCTTCTCGATCCTGTCCTTGCTACAGGTGATTTCTTTATATGCTCTTGAAAATTTCCTATGTTTTCGTCTCTTTAACTATTTAGTGTTCTAATATATCTATATTACTGTTTTCATGTTACAGTGGGATATATTTACTGAAACTTTTTATGCGAGCAATTCATGCTTGCCCTTCTATTGTATTCTTTAATTCATGTGGGAGAAATCCTATTTCATATATGTAGGAAGTGTTAGCCTAGGAAGGGAAAGTAGCTATTTACTTCAAGTTGTTCACTCTAACGGTGTAGCACAATGGTTGTTACTGATTCGCATCATATTTGTGAACATGGAACACtattgtattttcttttttttgttttgggaGCGATGACCattaaatattttcattattattctGGTCGTCTAGCATTGATTTGTGTTGCTAATTCATTTTGTTTCGATGCTGATAAAATGTTGACATCAATAACTTACATTGTAGGTAACTCCGCCAACCAAGCAATTGAGTTACTCATTCAGAAAGGAGTTCCAGAGTCCCACATTATATTCCTGAATCTCATTTCTGTGAGTTAAAATTTGGATGCCTTCACTGCATATATAATCGCAagtatttgttttttatttctaaCTCAATGTACACACTTTTGAATTCAGGCTCCTGAGGGGATCCATTGTGTGTGTAAACGGTTTCCCGCACTGAAAATTGTCACATCTGAGATTGATGCCGCCTTAAACGATGAGTTTCGGGTTATCCCTGGATTGGGCGAGTTTGGGGATCGCTACTTTGGTACAGATGATTGATCCTACAGGCTAAGTGTAACCTGATCTATTTGGGTAGGCTGCGTAGTCATAAGAAATGAAAAGGAGAACAATGCATTGTAATGAGATATAAAAGATTCAGAAGCCGACTTTGTCTATGATTTGGTGCAACcagattaaaataaaaacgagCGTAACTCACTGTTATATTGATAATGCATGAGTGGTTTTCATCATGTTAGTTTGCAGTAAAGATGGTGTCATACAAAAAATGCTAGTAGAAAATTCAACCTATGTATCTGTTTGGTGATTATGTGCAAAAAAGCTTTTTGCTATACATAATACATAAATAGGTCTAAAAAATGTATCGAAAATGATTGAACATTGAAGTAACAAATGAATTAGTAGGTTTTACGTATTTCTTTTGAAGTATACATAACCCTAATAAAAATATGACAAAATATTCACATTATAATATTTAGGagtgaatttttattttcaactttAACAACTAAATTGTTAACTTCTAATTCTAGACCTGCAGCGACAATAATAATGCCTAATTATATAGCATGGTCCAACAATGCCATTGCGTTTTGTTATAAATTTGGAGTTAATTTATTAATGTGTTGATCTCTTTTGGAAACATTTTCTGGTTTTTCACTTGATGATCAAATAGTTTTCacaattttaaattatgaatCTAGTTAGTTCCTCCGTCAATTAATAGTGTTAACGGAAATTTGAAATAGAATGTTAACGGCCACTATGACATGTTATTAGGTGAGATGATAAGGCGAGAGATGTGTTGTTTCCTGCTTGTACGGGATAATGAAATTGGTCATTCAATATCCAATCTTAAACGGTGACTCTATCAACAATGTCAATGGAAAAATAATGTGGAAGACTGGAAGTTAGCTGCCAGTAAGGATGAAATTGTATCCATGGCGGGTGCTTTGCGAATTGCGAGGCGAAATTGTtatcaaattttgataatttttatgcaaatttaattaaaaaattaaaatattttcattctTAGAAACTGATAAgcataaagaatttttttttatgattttggttttttaaggaataaaaaaagttcaaaaattaaattttattttgacttttattataattttttaaataataatctaaatatttttatacaatTCACATACTATACTAGTATAAGTGTATAACACTTATAAAAATTAtgtcaaatttttaaatatttaaaaacatatttatagttttaatttttacttttgtaatttttctcAGCATAATGAGTGACATGGGCATGGCCATGGGATATTTTGCCTCGTTCGTTATCCACTCCCAAAACACAGCAAGCTCCTCCCTCAAACAATGACCCTCCGTCTTCTCTCAGCTCCACCGTCCATCCCTCTCTTCACCTGCCATGCTTCCTCCACCACCGCCGCCGCTGCCCGTCCCCTCCCTTCGCCTCCGCCTCCGCTTCCTCAACTCTCGTCGTCACCCCCTACTTCTTCCACTCCTCAGTCCCCGCTAACTTGCGCACTTCACTGCCCACACTTCCAGTCGTAAGAACCACCCTCTCCTCTCTTTCAGTGTTTCTCTATCTTTTGTAACGTTTGTTTTCTTCGctctgtaaattttttttttggcagGTGCTCCGGGTGCACGCACGAGTTCAATCTCCACCGTCCGGATATACTGGAAGATGCTTCTGATTTCTTTCGGAAACATGGAGTCTCCGATTTCACTTTCGATACCTGCAAACTGGTACTTTTCGATTTCGTTTTCAACTCCGaattgtaattaattaattaattaatttttatttggaTTGGTCTTGTTAGTGGGGTTGGAGGTGCCGTGCGAAATTGGCTGTGCGTGGCTCTTCATCGGACCCTCTCATTGGTCTCTATGAAGAGGGTACTCACAACGTAGTTGACATTCCACAGTGCAAAGGTCTTCGCTTGCCTCTGTTTTATTAATGCGTCTgtgttttttctttattattagcAATAATAAATTTCATATTAGTGTTCTTATTCGTTAACATGAAATTATGCTAAGTAAGGTTTCTGTGTGCTGTGATCTCTTGGGCAGCTCATCATCCTAATATTAATGCTGCTGTTGAGCTGCTTAGACAGGGTAATTTCTTGTCGTTTTTGTTAACTATttgcttattttattttctaatgcAGTTTTTTGTTAAGTTCTTTTTGGCCATCTCTGAATTTCGTCTAGGTATTGCTGAATTAGATATTGAACCATATGTTGAAGATGAGGGTACCGGCGAGTTGCGATATGTTCAGGTAAACGGTATGTAATAATATTGAATATGTTAGTTTTTTCTTTCAATTGACAATTGAAGTTCTGGATCTGGAAAGTTTTTTGATGTTGGGTGGGTGTATGCAGATGGCTGTAACAACACACAACACGTCTCTTCCAGCAGCAGAAAGATATCTGAATGGTTCCTTGTTGCTATTGAATTATGTGAATAAAATTGAATTGATATTGTTTTGCTGATGGAGttaattaaattgaattgaatttataCTGTTTCAGGAAAGGTTCAGGTTACTTTAGTTTGGAATTCAAGAAATGAAAATTCACCTAGTTCAGATAAATTGAATGAATTGGCAAATGTAAGGTTgctgctttctttactttttttaaatGACATAAGTTACTGTGTCGATGCCCTTTTAATCATATAATAAAGtgataatttattaatttatatgatTGGATGCAGTTTCTATGGAAAAATGGTGGGCCCAAGAGCAAGCTTCATTTACTCCATTCTGTGTGGGTCAACTTTCAGACTTCGACAAACAATGTgagttaatatatttttttttttcatatgaaaCAAATGAATGACTTGTGTTTGGCTAACTGGAAAATTGTATTGTGAATGTCATTTGGCAATGATGGACGTATAGTTTCAGTTGTGAAGGAAAGAGGGTGCTTGTTTCTTTACTGCTTTTGAATATAAATCATATGACATTGTTATACAAGTTCTCGCTCAACACTGTAAGATGGGGGAAATTTGCCACATGATAGCATTGTGTCTTGaattatttctttaattgtAAGTGATGCTGGACTATGCATCTTTGCAAATGGTCAAAATGGAACTGGAGGTTGACAGGAATGATTTCGTTAATACAAATTTGATGAAGTTTTTGGATAttgaaatttaatatttatgtcACTTAAGCTATTCTTTTCTGGGATACCATCTATGCCGATCTTGTaatcatttttttgttttggtaagatatttttatatgtaGTCATGCCTTTAAAATGTTTACGTCATGGCCCAGATAATTTTTGGGAATAGATGGAGACATCTTCTTGGAGAGAGAGATTTTTGGGAACATGTTGGTGGAATTGATGTGTCCTTGGCTCCTTCTAGTTTTGGCCAGGCAAACACTAGGGTAAAGACTCTAATCCTGTGAATTATCATAATCTATTTGGCAATTCTGGAATGTTTTCAATTGATAGTTTGATTCAGTTACCATTGAAGCATGGacaagaaacaaaatataaaCACTACACATTTATATAGAGATAAAATCATGGTATAGATGTACATAGCCGGTAGATAACAAGTGAAATGAATGGATTTATAAATCCATTCTAATTATGCATTTTATCAAATCT includes:
- the LOC130935601 gene encoding uridine/cytidine kinase UKL1, chloroplastic isoform X1 → MPEETTSIDYVMEAASGPHFSGLRLDGLLSSPPSSSTSSPAHRFSSAPDLSSALSPDSLNQPFVIGVSGGTASGKTTVCDMIIQQLHDHRVVLVNQDSFYRGLRPEELERVHEYNFDHPDAFDTEQLLECMRKLIAGQSVQVPIYDFKKHQRCSDSFRQVNASDVIILEGILVFHDQDVRDLMNMKIFVDTDADVRLARRIRRDTVERGRDINSVLEQYAKFVKPAFDDFVLPSKKYADVIIPRGGDNHVAIDLIVQHIRTKLGQHDLCKIYPNVYVIQSTFQIRGMHTLIRDKDISKHDFVFYSDRLIRLVVEHGLGHLPFTEKQVVTPTGSVYTGVDFCKKLCGVSIVRSGESMENALRACCKGIKIGKILIHRDGDDGQQVYKTFRTEVTYRRDLIYRMDVVFNGRILCFFEQLIYEKLPKDISERHVLLLDPVLATGNSANQAIELLIQKGVPESHIIFLNLISAPEGIHCVCKRFPALKIVTSEIDAALNDEFRVIPGLGEFGDRYFGTDD
- the LOC130935601 gene encoding uridine/cytidine kinase UKL1, chloroplastic isoform X2, translating into MPEETTSIDYVMEAASGPHFSGLRLDGLLSSPPSSSTSSPAHRFSSAPDLSSALSPDSLNQPFVIGVSGGTASGKTTVCDMIIQQLHDHRVVLVNQDSFYRGLRPEELERVHEYNFDHPDAFDTEQLLECMRKLIAGQSVQVPIYDFKKHQRCSDSFRQVNASDVIILEGILVFHDQDVRDLMNMKIFVDTDADVRLARRIRRDTVERGRDINSVLEQYAKFVKPAFDDFVLPSKKYADVIIPRGGDNHVAIDLIVQHIRTKLGQHDLCKIYPNVYVIQSTFQIRGMHTLIRDKDISKHDFVFYSDRLIRLVVEHGLGHLPFTEKQVVTPTGSVYTGVDFCKKLCGVSIVRSGESMENALRACCKGIKIGKILIHRDGDDGQQLIYEKLPKDISERHVLLLDPVLATGNSANQAIELLIQKGVPESHIIFLNLISAPEGIHCVCKRFPALKIVTSEIDAALNDEFRVIPGLGEFGDRYFGTDD
- the LOC130932941 gene encoding uncharacterized protein LOC130932941 isoform X1, whose product is MTLRLLSAPPSIPLFTCHASSTTAAAARPLPSPPPPLPQLSSSPPTSSTPQSPLTCALHCPHFQSCSGCTHEFNLHRPDILEDASDFFRKHGVSDFTFDTCKLWGWRCRAKLAVRGSSSDPLIGLYEEGTHNVVDIPQCKAHHPNINAAVELLRQGIAELDIEPYVEDEGTGELRYVQMAVTTHNTSLPAAERYLNGKVQVTLVWNSRNENSPSSDKLNELANFLWKNGGPKSKLHLLHSVWVNFQTSTNNIIFGNRWRHLLGERDFWEHVGGIDVSLAPSSFGQANTRAFDVLLRKLQKYVPHGASVADLYAGAGVIGLSLAATRKCRSVKCIEINKESKASFEKTIGRLPATVDSSITWHHADASREPFLWLVGSDVVVVDPPRKGLDVSLKDALQNISSMERKVFSSFESSNSVKEEKRPWVLRAKEDSVQVGRKPPPENIPQSVPQTLIYISCGWESFKEDCKSLLSSKAWHLDKAHGFNFFPGTQSIEILAVFKRGPQKKKPGKKKKKHL
- the LOC130932941 gene encoding uncharacterized protein LOC130932941 isoform X2; amino-acid sequence: MTLRLLSAPPSIPLFTCHASSTTAAAARPLPSPPPPLPQLSSSPPTSSTPQSPLTCALHCPHFQSCSGCTHEFNLHRPDILEDASDFFRKHGVSDFTFDTCKLWGWRCRAKLAVRGSSSDPLIGLYEEGTHNVVDIPQCKAHHPNINAAVELLRQGIAELDIEPYVEDEGTGELRYVQMAVTTHNTSLPAAERYLNGKVQVTLVWNSRNENSPSSDKLNELANFLWKNGGPKSKLHLLHSVWVNFQTSTNNAFDVLLRKLQKYVPHGASVADLYAGAGVIGLSLAATRKCRSVKCIEINKESKASFEKTIGRLPATVDSSITWHHADASREPFLWLVGSDVVVVDPPRKGLDVSLKDALQNISSMERKVFSSFESSNSVKEEKRPWVLRAKEDSVQVGRKPPPENIPQSVPQTLIYISCGWESFKEDCKSLLSSKAWHLDKAHGFNFFPGTQSIEILAVFKRGPQKKKPGKKKKKHL